In Streptomyces chartreusis NRRL 3882, the following are encoded in one genomic region:
- a CDS encoding DUF501 domain-containing protein: METPPPTTPRTEPTDADVEAFKQQLGRPPRGLRAIAHRCPCGQPDVVETAPRLPDGTPFPTLYYLTCPKANSAIGTLEANGVMKEMTERLASDPELAAAYRAAHEDYIRRRDEIEELKDFPSAGGMPDRVKCLHVLVAHSLAAGPGVNPLGDEALAMLPEWWRKGACVTTAEEDAQ, encoded by the coding sequence ATGGAAACGCCCCCGCCGACCACCCCGCGCACCGAGCCCACCGACGCGGACGTCGAGGCCTTCAAGCAGCAGCTCGGCCGGCCCCCGCGCGGCCTGCGCGCGATCGCGCACCGGTGCCCGTGCGGGCAGCCCGACGTCGTCGAGACGGCCCCCCGGCTGCCCGACGGCACGCCCTTCCCCACGCTGTACTACCTGACGTGCCCGAAGGCGAACTCGGCCATCGGCACGCTGGAGGCGAACGGCGTGATGAAGGAGATGACCGAGCGGCTGGCCTCGGACCCGGAGCTTGCGGCGGCGTACCGGGCGGCCCACGAGGACTACATCAGGCGCCGTGACGAGATCGAGGAGCTGAAGGACTTCCCGAGCGCGGGCGGCATGCCGGACCGGGTGAAGTGCCTGCACGTGCTGGTGGCGCACTCGCTGGCCGCGGGGCCGGGAGTGAACCCGCTGGGCGACGAGGCCCTCGCCATGCTGCCCGAGTGGTGGCGCAAGGGCGCCTGCGTGACGACCGCCGAGGAGGACGCCCAGTGA
- a CDS encoding Ppx/GppA phosphatase family protein has product MTRVAAVDCGTNSIRLLVADADPGTGELTDLDRRMTIVRLGQGVDRTGRLAPEALQRTFAACREYAGIIKEHGAERLRFVATSASRDAENRDEFVRGVLDILGVEPEVISGDQEAEFSFTGATKELAGRDHLPKPYLVVDIGGGSTEFVVGDDQVRAARSVDIGCVRMTERHLVRDGVVSDPPTEQQIAAMRADIEAALDLAEETVPLREARTLVGLAGSVTTVSAIAQELPEYDSAAIHHSRVSHDRVREITEWLLRSTHAERAAVPSMHPGRVDVIGAGALVLLSIMERIGAEEVVVSEHDILDGIAWSVA; this is encoded by the coding sequence GTGACCCGTGTCGCCGCTGTGGACTGCGGTACGAACTCCATCCGGCTCCTGGTCGCCGACGCCGACCCCGGGACCGGCGAGCTGACCGACCTGGACCGCCGTATGACGATCGTCCGGCTCGGGCAGGGCGTCGACCGCACCGGCCGGCTCGCCCCCGAGGCGCTCCAGCGGACCTTCGCGGCCTGCCGCGAGTACGCCGGGATCATCAAGGAGCACGGGGCGGAGCGGCTGCGGTTCGTGGCCACCTCCGCCTCCCGGGACGCCGAGAACCGGGACGAGTTCGTGCGCGGCGTGCTGGACATCCTGGGCGTCGAGCCCGAGGTGATCTCCGGGGACCAGGAGGCCGAGTTCTCCTTCACCGGCGCCACCAAGGAGCTCGCCGGGCGCGACCACCTGCCCAAGCCCTACCTCGTCGTGGACATCGGCGGCGGCTCGACCGAGTTCGTCGTCGGCGACGACCAGGTGCGCGCGGCCCGCTCGGTGGACATCGGCTGTGTCCGCATGACCGAGCGGCACCTGGTCCGGGACGGGGTGGTGAGCGACCCGCCCACGGAGCAGCAGATCGCGGCCATGCGGGCGGACATCGAGGCCGCCCTCGACCTGGCCGAGGAGACGGTCCCGCTGCGTGAGGCCCGCACGCTGGTCGGCCTGGCCGGGTCCGTGACGACCGTGTCGGCGATCGCCCAGGAGCTGCCCGAGTACGACTCGGCCGCCATCCACCACTCCCGTGTCTCCCACGACCGGGTCCGCGAGATCACCGAGTGGCTGCTGCGCTCCACGCACGCCGAGCGCGCGGCGGTGCCCTCCATGCACCCGGGCCGGGTCGACGTGATCGGGGCGGGGGCCCTCGTACTGCTGTCGATCATGGAGCGGATCGGCGCGGAGGAGGTCGTGGTCAGCGAGCACGACATCCTCGACGGCATCGCGTGGTCGGTCGCGTAG
- a CDS encoding FtsB family cell division protein has protein sequence MAVKDRDRFSTATRIRLLGEQTAARVYRSQTKRQARRSRLTGRAALLALVMCSLIVALAYPMREYVSQRAEIDDLQREQQQARQRVERLRDQKARWQDDAYAEQQIRQRLHYVMPGETGFIVVDPHAAEQSHADLGAADRPWYSNVWDGVDKADASDR, from the coding sequence ATGGCCGTGAAGGACCGGGACCGGTTCTCCACCGCGACCAGGATCCGGTTGCTCGGTGAGCAGACCGCGGCCCGGGTCTACCGCTCCCAGACCAAGCGCCAGGCCCGCCGCTCCCGGCTGACCGGCCGGGCCGCGCTGCTCGCCCTGGTGATGTGCTCGCTGATCGTGGCTCTGGCCTACCCCATGCGGGAGTACGTCTCGCAGCGCGCCGAGATCGACGACCTCCAGCGTGAACAGCAGCAGGCCCGGCAGCGCGTCGAACGGCTGCGCGACCAGAAGGCGCGCTGGCAGGACGACGCGTACGCGGAGCAGCAGATCCGGCAGCGGTTGCACTACGTCATGCCGGGGGAGACGGGGTTCATCGTCGTCGACCCGCACGCGGCGGAGCAGTCGCACGCCGACCTCGGGGCGGCCGACCGCCCCTGGTACTCGAACGTCTGGGACGGGGTCGACAAGGCCGACGCCTCCGACCGGTGA
- a CDS encoding NAD(P)/FAD-dependent oxidoreductase, translated as MSTTERPRILVVGGGYVGLYAARRILKKMRYGEATVTVVDPRSYMTYQPFLPEAAAGNISPRHVVVPLRRVLPKAEVLTGRVTSIDQDRKVASIAPLVGEAYELPFDYLVVALGAVSRTFPIPGLAEQGIGMKGIEEAIGLRNHVLEQLDKADSTTDEEIRRKALTFVFVGGGFAGAETIGEVEDMARDAAKYYKNVSREDMRFILVDAADKILPEVGPKLGKYGKEHLEGRGVEVYLSTSMDSCVDGHVVLKNGLEVDSNTIVWTAGVKPNPVLSRYGLPLGPRGHVDCETTLQVKGTDYIWAAGDNAQVPDLVGRKAGNENAWCPPNAQHALRQARVLGDNVLSGMRGFPQKDYSHANKGAVAGLGLHKGVAMIVMGKMKIKLKGRLAWYMHRGYHGLAMPTWNRKIRVFADWTLGMFLKREVVSLGAIETPREEFYEAAKPAPVAAAPKEKAESKAKEKTEEKAKAS; from the coding sequence ATGAGCACCACGGAGCGTCCCAGGATCCTCGTAGTAGGCGGTGGGTACGTAGGCCTGTACGCAGCTCGGCGCATCCTCAAGAAGATGCGTTACGGAGAGGCGACCGTCACGGTCGTCGACCCCCGGTCGTACATGACCTACCAGCCCTTCCTCCCCGAAGCCGCCGCCGGCAACATCTCCCCGCGCCACGTCGTCGTCCCGCTGCGACGCGTGCTGCCGAAGGCGGAGGTCCTCACCGGCCGGGTCACCAGCATCGACCAGGACCGCAAGGTCGCCTCGATCGCCCCGCTCGTCGGCGAGGCGTACGAGCTGCCCTTCGACTACCTGGTCGTCGCGCTCGGCGCGGTCTCCCGCACCTTCCCGATCCCCGGCCTCGCCGAGCAGGGCATCGGCATGAAGGGCATCGAGGAGGCCATCGGCCTGCGCAACCACGTCCTCGAGCAGCTCGACAAGGCCGACTCCACCACCGACGAGGAGATCCGCCGCAAGGCGCTCACCTTCGTCTTCGTGGGCGGCGGCTTCGCCGGTGCGGAGACCATCGGCGAGGTCGAGGACATGGCCAGGGACGCGGCGAAGTACTACAAGAACGTGTCCCGTGAGGACATGCGCTTCATCCTCGTCGACGCCGCCGACAAGATCCTCCCCGAGGTCGGCCCCAAGCTCGGCAAGTACGGCAAGGAGCACCTCGAGGGCCGCGGTGTCGAGGTCTACCTGTCCACCTCCATGGACTCCTGCGTCGACGGCCACGTGGTGCTGAAGAACGGCCTCGAGGTCGACTCCAACACGATCGTCTGGACCGCCGGCGTCAAGCCCAACCCGGTCCTCTCCCGCTACGGCCTGCCCCTCGGGCCCCGCGGCCACGTCGACTGCGAGACCACCCTCCAGGTCAAGGGCACGGACTACATCTGGGCCGCGGGCGACAACGCCCAGGTCCCGGACCTCGTCGGCCGCAAGGCGGGCAACGAGAACGCCTGGTGCCCGCCGAACGCGCAGCACGCGCTGCGTCAGGCCCGCGTCCTCGGCGACAACGTCCTGTCCGGCATGCGGGGCTTCCCGCAGAAGGACTACTCCCACGCCAACAAGGGCGCGGTGGCCGGTCTCGGCCTCCACAAGGGCGTGGCGATGATCGTCATGGGCAAGATGAAGATCAAGCTCAAGGGCCGTCTCGCCTGGTACATGCACCGTGGCTACCACGGTCTGGCGATGCCGACCTGGAACCGCAAGATCCGCGTCTTCGCCGACTGGACGCTCGGCATGTTCCTCAAGCGCGAGGTCGTCTCGCTCGGCGCGATCGAGACGCCGCGCGAGGAGTTCTACGAGGCCGCCAAGCCGGCCCCGGTCGCCGCCGCGCCGAAGGAGAAGGCCGAGTCCAAGGCCAAGGAGAAGACCGAGGAGAAGGCCAAGGCCTCCTGA
- the eno gene encoding phosphopyruvate hydratase, which produces MPSIDVVVAREILDSRGNPTVEVEVGLDDGSTGRAAVPSGASTGAFEAIELRDGDSNRYLGKGVEKAVLAVIEQIGPELVGYDATEQRLIDQAMFDLDATDNKGSLGANAILGVSLAVAHAASEASDLPLFRYLGGPNAHLLPVPMMNILNGGSHADSNVDIQEFMIAPIGAESFSEALRWGAEVYHTLKKVLKSKGLATGLGDEGGFAPNLGSNREALDLILEAINEAGYTPGEQIALALDVAASEFYKDGVYTFEGKERSAAEMTEYYAELVDAYPLVSIEDPLFEDDWEGWKTITDKLGDKVQLVGDDLFVTNPERLARGIEEGAANALLVKVNQIGSLTETLDAVELAQRNGFKCMMSHRSGETEDVTIADLAVATNCGQIKTGAPARSERVAKYNQLLRIEEILDDAAVYAGRSAFPRFKG; this is translated from the coding sequence GTGCCGTCCATCGACGTCGTCGTAGCCCGGGAAATCCTGGACTCCCGAGGCAACCCCACGGTCGAGGTCGAGGTCGGCCTCGACGACGGCAGCACCGGTCGTGCCGCCGTCCCGTCCGGCGCCTCCACGGGCGCCTTCGAGGCCATCGAGCTGCGCGACGGCGACTCGAACCGCTACCTCGGCAAGGGTGTGGAGAAGGCCGTCCTCGCGGTCATCGAGCAGATCGGCCCGGAGCTGGTCGGCTACGACGCCACCGAGCAGCGCCTGATCGACCAGGCGATGTTCGACCTGGACGCCACCGACAACAAGGGCTCCCTCGGCGCCAACGCCATCCTCGGCGTCTCGCTCGCCGTCGCCCACGCCGCCTCCGAGGCCAGCGACCTGCCGCTGTTCCGCTACCTGGGCGGCCCGAACGCGCACCTGCTGCCGGTGCCGATGATGAACATCCTGAACGGCGGCTCGCACGCCGACTCCAACGTGGACATCCAGGAGTTCATGATCGCCCCGATCGGCGCGGAGTCCTTCTCCGAGGCCCTGCGCTGGGGCGCCGAGGTCTACCACACGCTGAAGAAGGTCCTGAAGTCCAAGGGCCTGGCCACCGGCCTCGGCGACGAGGGCGGCTTCGCCCCGAACCTCGGCTCCAACCGCGAGGCCCTCGACCTCATCCTCGAGGCGATCAACGAGGCCGGCTACACCCCCGGCGAGCAGATCGCCCTCGCCCTCGACGTCGCCGCGTCCGAGTTCTACAAGGACGGCGTCTACACCTTCGAGGGCAAGGAGCGCTCGGCGGCCGAGATGACCGAGTACTACGCGGAGCTCGTCGACGCGTACCCGCTCGTCTCCATCGAGGACCCGCTGTTCGAGGACGACTGGGAGGGCTGGAAGACCATCACCGACAAGCTCGGTGACAAGGTCCAGCTCGTCGGCGACGACCTGTTCGTCACCAACCCCGAGCGCCTGGCCCGCGGCATCGAGGAGGGCGCGGCCAACGCGCTCCTGGTCAAGGTCAACCAGATCGGTTCGCTCACCGAGACCCTGGACGCCGTCGAGCTGGCCCAGCGCAACGGCTTCAAGTGCATGATGTCCCACCGCTCCGGCGAGACCGAGGACGTCACCATCGCCGACCTGGCCGTCGCCACCAACTGCGGCCAGATCAAGACCGGCGCCCCGGCCCGCTCCGAGCGCGTCGCCAAGTACAACCAGCTGCTGCGCATCGAGGAGATCCTCGACGACGCGGCGGTGTACGCCGGCCGCAGCGCCTTCCCGCGCTTCAAGGGCTGA